Proteins from a single region of Balneolaceae bacterium:
- a CDS encoding phosphoglycerate kinase encodes MAKLTLNDVDLKGKTVLMRVDFNVPIKDGEISDDNRIVQALKSINFVVDAGAKLILTSHLGRPGGSPDPEFSLKPVADHLATLVDVPVHFATDCIGDVRREVVDNASEGEIVLLENVRFHAGEKANDSEFTKQLAEGADLFVNDAFGSSHRAHASVAGVTEYLQPSVSGFLLEKEIKYLEESVEKPERPFVAILGGAKVSDKIGVIENLLGKVDSILIGGGMTYTFYKAKGLPIGNSLVEEDKVDLAKELLEKAEATGANVMLPIDSVVAKDFNNDAEYKVVGEDGIEDGWMALDIGPETAIAFGNTIKQAKTIVWNGPMGVFEMSNFADGTIEVAKALAAATKDGAISIIGGGDSASAIRMAGLEDEVSHVSTGGGASLEYLEGKELPGVAYLTDK; translated from the coding sequence ATGGCTAAACTAACACTAAACGATGTGGACCTGAAGGGCAAAACGGTCCTCATGAGAGTTGATTTTAATGTACCCATTAAAGATGGAGAGATCTCTGATGATAACCGAATTGTGCAAGCGCTGAAATCGATCAATTTTGTGGTTGATGCGGGTGCAAAATTGATTTTAACAAGTCACCTTGGACGACCGGGCGGCTCACCTGATCCTGAATTTAGTTTAAAACCCGTGGCAGATCACCTCGCAACATTGGTAGATGTACCTGTGCATTTTGCGACAGATTGTATTGGTGATGTCCGCAGAGAAGTTGTTGACAATGCAAGTGAAGGTGAAATTGTTCTCCTCGAAAATGTGCGATTCCATGCCGGTGAAAAAGCAAATGATTCTGAATTTACCAAACAGCTTGCTGAAGGTGCGGATCTTTTTGTGAATGATGCGTTTGGCAGCAGTCACCGTGCGCATGCTTCTGTTGCCGGTGTTACGGAATACTTGCAGCCATCCGTTTCCGGATTCTTGCTTGAGAAGGAGATTAAATATCTTGAAGAGAGTGTGGAAAAACCGGAACGACCGTTTGTAGCCATTCTTGGAGGAGCCAAAGTTTCTGATAAAATTGGGGTGATTGAAAACCTGCTTGGCAAAGTAGACAGCATCTTAATCGGCGGCGGAATGACCTACACTTTTTACAAAGCGAAAGGCCTGCCAATTGGAAATTCTTTGGTTGAAGAAGACAAAGTAGATCTGGCGAAAGAGCTGCTCGAAAAAGCTGAAGCAACCGGAGCTAATGTCATGCTTCCGATCGATTCAGTTGTAGCCAAAGATTTCAACAACGATGCCGAGTATAAAGTAGTCGGTGAAGATGGAATTGAAGACGGCTGGATGGCCCTCGATATCGGTCCCGAAACGGCGATTGCATTTGGAAATACCATCAAACAAGCAAAAACGATTGTTTGGAACGGCCCGATGGGCGTGTTCGAAATGTCGAACTTTGCCGATGGTACAATTGAGGTTGCCAAAGCTCTTGCCGCAGCTACAAAAGACGGAGCGATATCCATCATTGGCGGTGGAGATTCAGCCTCGGCAATCCGCATGGCCGGACTTGAGGATGAAGTTTCTCACGTATCAACCGGTGGTGGTGCAAGCCTCGAATACCTTGAAGGGAAGGAGTTGCCGGGTGTGGCTTATTTGACGGATAAGTGA
- a CDS encoding helix-hairpin-helix domain-containing protein, protein MFLLGTLLPLESFAQEADTVRTQIERDLEEAIEEIDPEESDLDLEELVEFLESLANNPININRASVDDLMQIPGLNFRLAQGIVQYRSNQVPFSTVDDLTNVPGIGPATLSRIRPYITVGTGMELSRDLYLNPNYWTNNGRFEGFTRYQRTLQEQEGYARPDSMGGYLGSPAKYYQRFRYTSNHLSLNITQDKDPGEPLSGPTDFDYTSWHIGVNDVGNLQDLVIGDYSISFGQGLLTLEWRSFWQRTRCDQRRIKK, encoded by the coding sequence TTGTTTCTTCTCGGTACTCTTCTTCCACTTGAATCCTTTGCCCAGGAAGCTGACACCGTTCGAACGCAAATAGAACGCGATCTTGAAGAAGCGATTGAAGAGATCGATCCCGAAGAATCTGACCTGGACCTCGAAGAACTGGTTGAGTTCCTTGAGAGCCTTGCCAATAACCCAATTAACATCAATCGGGCGTCTGTAGATGATTTGATGCAGATTCCGGGATTGAATTTCCGTCTCGCTCAGGGAATTGTTCAATATCGATCCAATCAGGTACCCTTTTCTACCGTTGATGATCTCACCAATGTACCCGGAATCGGACCGGCAACTCTCAGCCGAATTCGTCCCTACATCACTGTTGGAACCGGAATGGAATTGAGCCGGGATCTTTATCTAAACCCAAATTACTGGACGAATAACGGGCGTTTTGAGGGCTTCACCCGATATCAACGAACACTCCAGGAGCAGGAAGGATACGCCCGCCCCGATTCGATGGGCGGATACCTGGGCAGCCCGGCAAAATACTACCAGCGATTTCGATATACCAGCAACCATCTCTCGTTGAATATTACCCAGGATAAAGATCCCGGTGAACCACTTTCCGGTCCCACCGATTTTGATTATACATCCTGGCACATCGGCGTGAATGATGTTGGGAATTTGCAGGATTTGGTGATTGGCGACTACAGTATTTCCTTTGGTCAGGGCTTGCTTACTTTGGAGTGGCGGAGCTTTTGGCAAAGGACGCGATGTGACCAACGGCGTATCAAAAAATGA
- a CDS encoding cysteine desulfurase family protein: protein MDSIYFDHAATTPIEDRVLEAMMPFLKENYGNANSAHQLGRTSKVAIEDARENIAKMLNAEPSEIIFTSGGTESDNAAIKGMIAGTGKKEIITSPIEHHAVLHPVEALENEDVSVKYLKPSETGIITAEQVSEAISDKTAIVSLMHVNNEIGSINPIKEIAAVCREKGVPFHSDTVQSIGKIPVDVKELGMDALSISAHKIYGPKGVGVLYVKNGAPWEPWLQGGSQERERRGGTSNVPGIVGLSKAMEIALDELEENASHFLSLREFAIQQLEERFGERFYINGPKTGGAPHVLNVAFLSPDQKGLDGEMLLLNLDIEGICVSNGSACTSGATEPSHVLSGIGLSQERCNSSIRISFGKHNTKKEIKYLAEKLEGILDRMLAMAG, encoded by the coding sequence ATGGACTCTATCTATTTTGATCACGCTGCTACAACCCCAATTGAAGACCGGGTATTGGAAGCGATGATGCCTTTTCTGAAAGAAAATTATGGGAATGCGAACTCTGCTCACCAGTTGGGACGCACTTCCAAAGTAGCGATTGAAGATGCCCGGGAAAATATTGCAAAGATGCTCAACGCAGAACCATCGGAAATTATCTTCACCAGTGGCGGAACGGAAAGTGATAATGCCGCCATAAAAGGTATGATTGCCGGAACAGGCAAGAAAGAGATTATCACCTCCCCGATTGAACATCACGCGGTTCTGCATCCGGTGGAAGCTCTTGAAAATGAAGATGTGAGTGTCAAATATCTAAAGCCGAGCGAGACAGGGATTATCACGGCGGAACAAGTTTCTGAAGCCATTTCTGATAAAACTGCAATCGTTAGCTTGATGCACGTGAATAACGAAATTGGCTCCATCAACCCTATCAAAGAGATTGCCGCGGTGTGCCGTGAAAAGGGTGTTCCATTCCATTCCGATACCGTTCAAAGCATTGGAAAAATTCCGGTGGATGTGAAAGAACTTGGAATGGATGCACTGAGTATCAGCGCGCACAAAATTTATGGTCCGAAAGGTGTTGGCGTGCTTTATGTGAAAAATGGCGCTCCATGGGAGCCCTGGCTACAAGGCGGTTCACAGGAAAGGGAACGACGAGGGGGTACTTCGAATGTGCCGGGAATTGTGGGACTTTCCAAAGCGATGGAAATTGCATTGGATGAGCTCGAAGAAAATGCAAGCCACTTTCTTTCCCTCCGCGAGTTTGCCATTCAACAGCTTGAAGAAAGATTTGGCGAACGGTTTTATATCAACGGACCGAAAACCGGTGGTGCCCCGCATGTGCTGAATGTTGCATTTTTATCCCCGGATCAAAAAGGACTGGATGGAGAAATGTTACTCCTGAACCTGGATATTGAGGGAATTTGCGTATCCAACGGATCGGCCTGTACCTCTGGAGCCACGGAACCTTCGCACGTTTTAAGCGGCATTGGATTGAGCCAGGAGCGTTGTAATTCGAGTATTCGCATCAGTTTTGGAAAGCACAACACGAAAAAAGAGATAAAATATTTAGCTGAAAAGCTCGAAGGAATTTTGGACCGGATGTTGGCAATGGCCGGTTGA
- a CDS encoding long-chain fatty acid--CoA ligase produces the protein MPTLVAFETLTDLFLNLTKKYENSDKTAFAYKPSPNEEYKTVTWDTVKQDVTAVASYLLDKGVEKDERVAILSENRYEWMVVDLAIQMIGAINVSLYTTLPPNQCEFILKDSEAKIFFVSTGIQLKKAVKVFDNCPDLESIIAFDEPKVKKYLAGNHVKLFDTICAAGMKAETKVQDKLKKRVKSVKPEDVATLIYTSGTTGQPKGAMLTHRNIVSNVKSAHEAININDSDRCLSFLPLCHSFERTAGYYAMIAGGAEIYYAESVDTVARNMTEVHPTIVVSVPRLFEKIYNLVNKNVKEGSAIQQSIFSWAMNVGEKYWDGKRGLTTIQKKIADKLVFDKLKERTGGRIRFFVSGGAALPSEIGIFFMAAGLNIIEGYGLTETSPVMCCNPYGDEVIGTVGQVINGVTVGIQSLEDNRILAQVSGEDYPTDITSEAGEILNRGPNTMKGYWKNEEATREMIDDDGWLHTGDVGRFVDGRLKITDRIKHMIVNAGGKNIYPGPIEDMFKTSPVDRSVSCGW, from the coding sequence ATGCCTACACTCGTTGCTTTTGAGACTTTGACTGATCTGTTTTTAAATCTCACAAAAAAATACGAAAATTCTGATAAAACGGCTTTTGCTTATAAACCATCTCCAAATGAAGAATATAAAACAGTAACATGGGATACAGTAAAGCAAGATGTAACGGCAGTTGCAAGTTATCTGCTGGACAAAGGAGTTGAAAAAGATGAGAGGGTGGCCATCCTCAGTGAAAACAGGTACGAGTGGATGGTGGTAGATTTGGCAATTCAGATGATTGGTGCTATCAATGTATCCCTGTATACAACTCTTCCTCCAAATCAGTGCGAATTTATTTTAAAAGATTCGGAGGCAAAAATATTCTTCGTTTCAACAGGTATTCAACTAAAAAAGGCAGTAAAGGTTTTTGATAATTGCCCCGATTTGGAATCAATTATTGCGTTTGACGAGCCAAAAGTAAAGAAATACCTCGCGGGCAATCATGTAAAATTGTTTGATACCATTTGTGCAGCGGGCATGAAAGCAGAAACAAAAGTTCAGGATAAACTGAAAAAACGGGTAAAAAGTGTAAAACCTGAGGATGTTGCAACCCTGATCTATACCTCTGGTACAACCGGCCAGCCGAAAGGAGCTATGCTTACCCATCGCAATATAGTCAGCAATGTAAAATCCGCTCACGAAGCTATCAATATTAACGACAGTGATCGATGCCTTTCATTTTTACCGCTTTGCCACTCCTTTGAACGAACCGCCGGTTACTATGCAATGATTGCAGGCGGTGCCGAAATCTACTATGCCGAAAGTGTGGATACAGTTGCCCGGAATATGACGGAGGTTCACCCCACAATTGTAGTTAGTGTACCGAGGTTGTTTGAGAAAATTTATAACCTGGTGAACAAAAATGTGAAAGAGGGCAGTGCCATCCAGCAATCGATCTTTTCATGGGCAATGAATGTTGGCGAAAAATACTGGGATGGCAAACGTGGGTTAACAACGATCCAGAAGAAAATTGCCGATAAACTTGTATTCGATAAACTGAAAGAACGCACTGGTGGACGAATCCGGTTTTTTGTGTCGGGAGGGGCAGCGCTTCCGTCTGAAATAGGTATTTTCTTTATGGCTGCAGGCCTGAACATTATTGAAGGATATGGGTTAACAGAAACCTCGCCTGTAATGTGTTGTAATCCATATGGAGATGAAGTAATTGGTACAGTAGGGCAGGTTATTAATGGAGTTACAGTTGGAATTCAAAGCCTGGAAGACAACCGGATTCTTGCCCAGGTGAGTGGTGAAGATTATCCGACAGATATAACCTCTGAGGCCGGCGAAATTTTAAATCGGGGACCGAATACCATGAAAGGTTACTGGAAAAACGAGGAAGCTACACGGGAGATGATTGATGACGACGGCTGGCTGCATACCGGTGATGTGGGACGGTTTGTAGATGGACGGCTCAAAATTACAGACAGGATTAAACATATGATTGTAAATGCCGGAGGAAAGAATATCTATCCCGGGCCGATAGAAGATATGTTTAAAACCAGTCCCGTGGATCGATCAGTTAGTTGTGGTTGGTGA
- a CDS encoding TIGR00730 family Rossman fold protein yields MNICVYCGSSTGNNKAIEEQAILLGELMCQKGHNLVYGGASRGIMGVLADSVMQNGGEVVGVIPKNLFKDEIAHQGISKLITVDGMHQRKSIMADRADAFLALPGGFGTLEELFEIITWNQIGLIDKPVVVYNFNGYFNSLIKMIDHAVDTGFINPENRNILQIAETLEDCLEFCESVN; encoded by the coding sequence ATGAATATTTGCGTTTACTGCGGTTCCTCGACGGGTAATAACAAAGCGATTGAAGAACAAGCTATTTTATTAGGAGAGCTGATGTGCCAGAAAGGTCATAACCTTGTTTACGGAGGAGCTTCCCGTGGCATTATGGGGGTACTGGCTGATTCGGTGATGCAAAACGGCGGTGAAGTGGTTGGTGTAATTCCGAAAAATTTATTCAAAGATGAGATTGCTCACCAGGGAATTTCCAAACTCATTACCGTAGATGGAATGCATCAGCGTAAATCAATTATGGCCGACCGTGCCGATGCATTTCTTGCACTTCCGGGTGGTTTCGGAACCCTCGAAGAGCTGTTTGAAATTATCACATGGAATCAAATTGGACTTATTGATAAACCGGTTGTGGTTTACAACTTTAACGGTTACTTCAATTCGCTTATTAAGATGATTGACCATGCCGTGGATACCGGATTTATCAATCCGGAAAACAGAAATATTTTACAAATAGCCGAAACGCTTGAGGATTGTTTGGAGTTTTGTGAATCAGTGAATTGA
- a CDS encoding DUF1499 domain-containing protein yields the protein MIRSIITYFYGSTPDDFNQAVENSPFKECPDSPNCTYHAVKIDKEATGLFELVHSVMRNISPYRMDADSKSLQIDAVFRIPVFGFKDDLRIIIKADETGGSILYVKSSSRIGESDLGVNRRRIQQILSTIHQQIL from the coding sequence TTGATACGATCCATCATCACCTACTTTTATGGTTCAACGCCGGACGATTTTAACCAAGCCGTTGAGAATTCGCCCTTTAAAGAATGTCCCGATTCGCCAAATTGCACCTATCACGCCGTAAAGATCGATAAGGAAGCAACAGGGTTATTTGAGCTTGTTCATTCCGTGATGCGTAACATATCACCATACAGAATGGACGCCGATTCAAAATCTCTTCAAATAGATGCTGTATTTCGAATTCCTGTATTTGGATTTAAAGATGATTTGAGAATCATTATCAAAGCGGATGAAACGGGTGGCAGTATTTTATACGTAAAAAGTTCAAGCCGAATCGGTGAAAGTGATTTAGGTGTAAACAGGCGGCGGATTCAACAAATACTATCAACAATCCATCAACAAATTTTATAA
- a CDS encoding Arc family DNA-binding protein, giving the protein MATNITIRDIPDEVYAKIKKQAELHHRSINSEVIVYLKKLVQSNRRDPDQVITRAKKLKQKAKGTLSMDEIQQTIDQGRP; this is encoded by the coding sequence ATGGCTACAAATATTACAATCCGGGACATCCCCGATGAAGTGTATGCAAAAATTAAAAAACAGGCCGAACTACATCACCGAAGTATTAACAGTGAAGTGATTGTCTATTTGAAAAAGTTAGTCCAAAGTAATCGCCGGGATCCTGATCAGGTTATAACCCGTGCCAAAAAACTTAAACAAAAAGCGAAAGGCACACTCTCTATGGATGAAATTCAACAAACCATTGATCAAGGGCGTCCATGA
- the purB gene encoding adenylosuccinate lyase: MIDRYSREEMANIWTEQNQFQAWLDVELAACWAWSKMGKIPSKDVDKLYEKATFEVDRIKEIEKETRHDVVAFTRTVSESLGDEKKWVHYGLTSTDVVDTANGYRLKQANEILKKGLDRFCKALAEKAEEHKLTVMMGRTHGVHAEPTTFGLKCALWYAEMQRNVERFERAAKDVEFGKLSGAVGTFAHIPPKVEALTCERLGIQPAPVSTQTLQRDRHAYYLATLAVIGSTLEKIAVEIRHLQRTELREAEEFFSKGQKGSSAMPHKRNPISSENISGCSRVLRGYMMSSYENIPLWHERDISHSSVERIILPDATILLDYMLHRFSGVIEKLMVYPDNMKENMQKTHGLVFSQRLLLMLVEKGLSREHAYDTVQPLAMKAWEEKRAFRELVEADSTIRENLSSEEIDDAFDLNYHTKRVDEIFERAGL, from the coding sequence ATGATAGACAGATATTCCCGAGAAGAAATGGCCAACATTTGGACGGAACAAAACCAATTCCAGGCATGGCTGGATGTAGAACTTGCCGCCTGCTGGGCGTGGAGTAAGATGGGAAAAATTCCCTCCAAAGATGTTGACAAACTTTACGAGAAAGCAACGTTCGAAGTCGACAGAATCAAAGAAATTGAGAAGGAAACCCGGCACGATGTTGTCGCTTTCACTCGAACAGTTTCAGAATCACTCGGGGATGAGAAGAAATGGGTTCATTACGGACTGACATCAACGGATGTTGTAGATACAGCCAACGGGTATCGGCTCAAACAGGCTAATGAGATATTAAAGAAAGGACTGGACCGGTTTTGTAAAGCTCTTGCTGAAAAAGCAGAAGAACATAAATTAACGGTGATGATGGGCCGAACTCACGGCGTTCACGCTGAACCCACAACATTTGGCTTGAAATGTGCCTTATGGTATGCAGAAATGCAGCGAAATGTTGAGCGGTTTGAACGAGCCGCGAAAGATGTAGAGTTTGGAAAATTATCCGGCGCGGTTGGAACCTTTGCCCACATACCTCCAAAAGTGGAAGCACTGACATGTGAACGACTTGGAATTCAACCGGCGCCTGTATCAACCCAAACTTTGCAGAGAGATAGGCATGCCTACTACCTGGCAACTCTGGCTGTGATCGGATCAACCCTTGAAAAGATAGCTGTTGAGATTCGTCATCTGCAGCGAACAGAACTCAGAGAGGCTGAAGAGTTTTTCAGCAAGGGACAGAAAGGATCATCGGCCATGCCGCATAAACGGAACCCAATCAGTTCTGAAAATATTTCCGGTTGTTCGAGAGTGCTTCGGGGTTATATGATGTCATCCTACGAAAATATTCCGCTTTGGCATGAGAGAGATATTTCTCACTCTTCTGTAGAACGAATTATTCTTCCGGATGCAACTATTTTGCTGGACTACATGCTTCACCGCTTCTCAGGTGTGATTGAAAAGCTGATGGTATACCCCGATAACATGAAAGAAAACATGCAGAAAACACATGGCCTGGTATTCTCTCAAAGACTGCTTTTAATGTTGGTTGAGAAAGGACTTTCACGGGAACACGCATACGATACCGTTCAGCCGCTGGCAATGAAAGCGTGGGAAGAAAAACGAGCATTTCGTGAACTGGTTGAAGCTGATTCTACCATTCGGGAAAATCTCTCCTCAGAAGAAATTGACGATGCGTTCGATCTCAACTATCACACAAAAAGAGTGGACGAAATTTTTGAAAGAGCTGGTTTGTGA
- a CDS encoding Fur family transcriptional regulator, with protein sequence MAHHAQEETIQLVKQIFRTYLKERNQRQTPERFMVLEEIYRSDGHFDADDIFFNMKNAGTRVSRATVYNTLDLLIECGLVQRQQFGKNQYYYERSYAYQQHDHIICKECGVVIEFCDPRILEIQNLMEKIHDFEVEGHTLHLFGRCKDREACKKRQESGDKIKSMKEKKE encoded by the coding sequence ATGGCACACCACGCACAAGAAGAAACCATACAATTGGTCAAACAGATTTTCAGAACCTATCTAAAGGAACGAAATCAACGACAAACACCAGAACGGTTTATGGTTTTGGAGGAGATTTATCGCTCAGACGGACATTTCGATGCCGATGATATTTTCTTCAATATGAAGAATGCCGGTACACGAGTATCACGTGCCACAGTTTATAATACGCTTGACCTCCTTATTGAGTGCGGACTCGTACAGCGGCAACAGTTTGGAAAAAATCAATACTACTACGAACGATCTTATGCCTATCAGCAGCACGATCATATAATTTGTAAAGAGTGCGGTGTGGTGATTGAATTTTGCGACCCCCGGATTCTTGAGATTCAAAACCTGATGGAAAAAATCCATGACTTTGAAGTTGAGGGGCACACCCTACACCTATTTGGGCGGTGCAAAGACCGCGAAGCTTGCAAAAAACGACAAGAGAGCGGCGATAAGATTAAATCAATGAAAGAGAAAAAGGAATAA
- a CDS encoding type II toxin-antitoxin system VapC family toxin, with translation MIVVDTNVIAGMWVPNDMDEWVYKVLKKDDDWIAPLLWRSEFRNVLSIYLRKEILEFSVVLQATEEAEQLMDANEFEVNSTQVMSLVADSSCSAYDCEFVALADDLNVPLVTFDKKILREFPAIAIHPEEFAL, from the coding sequence ATGATTGTGGTCGATACGAATGTGATTGCCGGCATGTGGGTACCCAACGATATGGATGAATGGGTTTATAAGGTACTTAAGAAAGATGATGATTGGATTGCCCCTCTTCTCTGGCGATCTGAATTTAGAAATGTATTATCGATATATCTCCGGAAGGAAATTTTAGAATTCTCGGTGGTCTTGCAGGCAACAGAAGAAGCCGAACAGCTAATGGATGCCAATGAATTCGAAGTAAACTCAACACAGGTTATGAGTCTTGTTGCAGATTCTTCATGTTCGGCATATGATTGTGAATTTGTAGCATTAGCTGACGATTTAAATGTGCCATTAGTAACATTTGACAAAAAGATTCTCCGTGAATTTCCTGCCATCGCTATCCATCCTGAAGAATTTGCTCTATAA
- a CDS encoding four helix bundle protein translates to MEIFKISKAFPKEKQYALTSQIRKSSRSVAANLAEAFRKRRYKKAFIAKLSDSEGEAAETQTWLDFARDCNYITSETCVELNQKYEHVLGMIVNMVQSADQWTIGE, encoded by the coding sequence ATGGAGATTTTTAAAATATCTAAAGCATTTCCGAAAGAAAAACAGTACGCTCTCACTTCTCAAATTCGAAAAAGTTCAAGGTCAGTGGCTGCTAATCTTGCAGAAGCCTTCAGAAAAAGAAGATATAAAAAAGCATTTATCGCAAAATTGTCGGATTCGGAAGGAGAAGCAGCCGAAACTCAAACCTGGCTTGATTTTGCCCGGGACTGCAATTATATCACTTCAGAAACCTGCGTAGAACTAAACCAAAAATATGAACATGTTCTTGGAATGATTGTCAACATGGTTCAATCGGCCGATCAATGGACGATTGGGGAGTAA